In one Lolium rigidum isolate FL_2022 chromosome 3, APGP_CSIRO_Lrig_0.1, whole genome shotgun sequence genomic region, the following are encoded:
- the LOC124699600 gene encoding zinc-finger homeodomain protein 4-like isoform X1, with translation MVSIVQPQRRRTEAAAAARSIVAADGGESRMDLSGARGELPIPMHTTASPYGGSMTMDLHGHHNGQSQAAQGMPSSPPAAVSEESSGKKRSAGALVVAGAAGPAVKYRECLKNHAAAIGGNATDGCGEFMPSGEEGSLEALKCSACGCHRNFHRKELDDLHGDSCATRGYGHGHRVGRRLLGPAMPQQHHKSMGGLLVTADHYGSGAYAAPRALPPPPGHPHHQIIMPLSMIHTAESDEIDGSGGMGDALGSGGAGGSSSSQKRFRTKFSPEQKARMLDFAERVGWRLQKLDDAMVNQFCQEIGVKRRVLKVWMHNNKHSLAKRPLPTSPPPQQHQQQPHAPMPVAMQSPPPMPMPVPMPMAVHPSQQQQQQHPGPSFHRDASSPQRLNPE, from the coding sequence ATGGTTTCCATTGTGCAGCCGCAGAGAAGACGAACAGAAGCAGCTGCTGCAGCAAGAAGCATCGTCGCTGCAGACGGGGGAGAAAGCAGGATGGATCTTTCAGGGGCCCGAGGCGAGCTCCCGATCCCAATGCACACCACCGCCTCTCCCTACGGGGGCAGCATGACCATGGACCTCCATGGCCACCACAACGGGCAGTCCCAGGCTGCTCAAGGGATGCCGTCCTCGCCGCCTGCTGCTGTGTCCGAGGAGAGCTCTGGAAAGAAGCGCTCGGCAGGGGCACTGGTCgtggccggcgccgccggacCCGCGGTCAAGTACCGGGAGTGCCTCAAGAACCACGCGGCTGCCATCGGCGGCAACGCCACCGACGGGTGCGGCGAGTTCATGCCCAGCGGCGAGGAGGGCTCGCTGGAGGCGCTCAAGTGCTCCGCCTGCGGCTGCCACCGCAATTTCCACCGCAAGGAGCTGGACGACCTGCACGGCGACAGCTGCGCCACGCGCGGCTACGGGCACGGCcaccgcgtcggccgccgcctgcTCGGCCCCGCCATGCCGCAGCAGCACCACAAGAGCATGGGCGGCCTCCTCGTCACCGCCGACCACTACGGCAGCGGCGCCTACGCCGCGCCGCGcgcgctcccgccgccgccggggcaccCCCACCACCAGATCATCATGCCGCTCAGCATGATCCACACGGCGGAGTCGGACGAGATAGACGGCAGCGGTGGCATGGGCGACGCGCTGGGCTCTGGCGGGGCCGGCGGCTCCTCGTCGTCCCAGAAGCGCTTCCGCACCAAGTTCAGCCCCGAGCAGAAGGCGCGCATGCTGGACTTCGCGGAGCGCGTCGGGTGGCGTCTGCAGAAGCTGGACGACGCCATGGTAAATCAGTTCTGCCAGGAGATCGGCGTCAAGCGCCGCGTCCTCAAGGTGTGGATGCACAACAACAAGCACAGCCTCGCCAAGAGGCCGCTcccgacctcgccgccgccgcagcagcatcAACAGCAGCCACATGCCCCAATGCCAGTCGCCATGCAGTCACCACCGCCAATGCCAATGCCAGTGCCGATGCCGATGGCCGTGCATCcatcgcagcagcagcagcagcagcatcccGGGCCGTCCTTCCACCGCGACGCGAGCTCCCCGCAGCGCCTCAACCCCGAGTGA
- the LOC124699600 gene encoding zinc-finger homeodomain protein 4-like isoform X2, protein MDLSGARGELPIPMHTTASPYGGSMTMDLHGHHNGQSQAAQGMPSSPPAAVSEESSGKKRSAGALVVAGAAGPAVKYRECLKNHAAAIGGNATDGCGEFMPSGEEGSLEALKCSACGCHRNFHRKELDDLHGDSCATRGYGHGHRVGRRLLGPAMPQQHHKSMGGLLVTADHYGSGAYAAPRALPPPPGHPHHQIIMPLSMIHTAESDEIDGSGGMGDALGSGGAGGSSSSQKRFRTKFSPEQKARMLDFAERVGWRLQKLDDAMVNQFCQEIGVKRRVLKVWMHNNKHSLAKRPLPTSPPPQQHQQQPHAPMPVAMQSPPPMPMPVPMPMAVHPSQQQQQQHPGPSFHRDASSPQRLNPE, encoded by the coding sequence ATGGATCTTTCAGGGGCCCGAGGCGAGCTCCCGATCCCAATGCACACCACCGCCTCTCCCTACGGGGGCAGCATGACCATGGACCTCCATGGCCACCACAACGGGCAGTCCCAGGCTGCTCAAGGGATGCCGTCCTCGCCGCCTGCTGCTGTGTCCGAGGAGAGCTCTGGAAAGAAGCGCTCGGCAGGGGCACTGGTCgtggccggcgccgccggacCCGCGGTCAAGTACCGGGAGTGCCTCAAGAACCACGCGGCTGCCATCGGCGGCAACGCCACCGACGGGTGCGGCGAGTTCATGCCCAGCGGCGAGGAGGGCTCGCTGGAGGCGCTCAAGTGCTCCGCCTGCGGCTGCCACCGCAATTTCCACCGCAAGGAGCTGGACGACCTGCACGGCGACAGCTGCGCCACGCGCGGCTACGGGCACGGCcaccgcgtcggccgccgcctgcTCGGCCCCGCCATGCCGCAGCAGCACCACAAGAGCATGGGCGGCCTCCTCGTCACCGCCGACCACTACGGCAGCGGCGCCTACGCCGCGCCGCGcgcgctcccgccgccgccggggcaccCCCACCACCAGATCATCATGCCGCTCAGCATGATCCACACGGCGGAGTCGGACGAGATAGACGGCAGCGGTGGCATGGGCGACGCGCTGGGCTCTGGCGGGGCCGGCGGCTCCTCGTCGTCCCAGAAGCGCTTCCGCACCAAGTTCAGCCCCGAGCAGAAGGCGCGCATGCTGGACTTCGCGGAGCGCGTCGGGTGGCGTCTGCAGAAGCTGGACGACGCCATGGTAAATCAGTTCTGCCAGGAGATCGGCGTCAAGCGCCGCGTCCTCAAGGTGTGGATGCACAACAACAAGCACAGCCTCGCCAAGAGGCCGCTcccgacctcgccgccgccgcagcagcatcAACAGCAGCCACATGCCCCAATGCCAGTCGCCATGCAGTCACCACCGCCAATGCCAATGCCAGTGCCGATGCCGATGGCCGTGCATCcatcgcagcagcagcagcagcagcatcccGGGCCGTCCTTCCACCGCGACGCGAGCTCCCCGCAGCGCCTCAACCCCGAGTGA